The following coding sequences lie in one Pelobacter seleniigenes DSM 18267 genomic window:
- the ilvY gene encoding HTH-type transcriptional activator IlvY, translated as MDIRELEIFIAAAEQLHFGRASQVCNLSPSALTRTVQRLEEQLGQTLFLRDNRTVQLSASGKRFYAYARQAVQDYTDFQASLNGSQPVSGALSLYASITAVYSVLPDLLESFRKTYPEVHLDLKTGAAEKAVAQVEAGEIDIAVAALPDRRSAGIVFLPIMTTALVFIATRAQAEELQRHRQGSFNLQQLPLVLPESGLSRRRLEQWLKKNRVTPNISAEVSGNEAIIPMVHLGGGIGIVPRLVLERSPFREEVVVLEQAPELDPYVVGLCSSKRNLQKPAVQAFWGLAELNSAPA; from the coding sequence TTCGTGAACTTGAAATCTTTATCGCTGCTGCAGAGCAGCTCCATTTCGGCCGTGCCAGTCAGGTCTGCAACCTCAGCCCCTCGGCCCTGACCCGCACGGTGCAACGCTTGGAAGAGCAGTTGGGGCAGACCCTCTTCTTGCGCGATAACCGAACCGTGCAGCTGTCGGCAAGCGGCAAACGTTTTTATGCCTATGCCCGCCAGGCAGTGCAGGATTACACTGATTTTCAGGCTTCTCTGAACGGTTCCCAGCCGGTTTCAGGAGCCTTGTCGCTGTATGCTTCGATTACTGCCGTGTACAGTGTCCTGCCCGACCTGCTCGAATCTTTTCGCAAAACCTACCCCGAAGTCCATCTCGATTTAAAGACCGGCGCGGCTGAAAAAGCAGTGGCTCAGGTTGAAGCGGGGGAGATCGATATTGCCGTAGCCGCACTCCCGGACCGGCGTAGCGCCGGAATCGTCTTCCTGCCGATCATGACCACTGCGCTGGTTTTTATCGCCACCCGGGCCCAGGCGGAAGAACTGCAACGGCATCGGCAGGGGAGCTTCAATCTGCAGCAGCTGCCGCTGGTGCTGCCGGAATCCGGGCTGTCACGCCGCCGGTTGGAACAATGGCTGAAAAAAAATCGCGTGACTCCAAATATCAGCGCCGAAGTCTCCGGCAATGAAGCCATCATTCCCATGGTGCATCTTGGCGGGGGGATCGGGATTGTGCCACGCCTGGTGCTTGAGCGCAGCCCGTTTCGTGAAGAGGTTGTGGTCCTGGAACAGGCGCCTGAACTGGATCCTTATGTGGTCGGACTCTGTTCCAGCAAACGGAATCTGCAAAAACCAGCAGTCCAGGCCTTCTGGGGGCTGGCCGAGCTAAACTCTGCGCCAGCTTGA